Proteins encoded in a region of the Streptomyces violaceoruber genome:
- a CDS encoding MMPL family transporter has protein sequence MLSTLARAATRRPLTVMLLWGLFLLLGFGLGTGVFGRLSDDVPDVPGTESQVAAEHLDGLDPAGDSITGVVEAAAVTDPAVRAEVRRAVADLREVAGVAEVPDPYATPGTVAEDGRALVVSVTLEGGLDDDAEEAAVDDAADRLHGIDGSAVSGVHVSGGPLLGQQLGERAQEDVKNAELISLPVVLVLLLVVFGGLRAAGLPLLVAVAGIAGAFLALFGFSHVTDISVYAIQVTTMLGLGLAVDYALLMLVRFREERRHIPDVVEAVHRTVAAAGRTVLFSGLTVAVSLAGLLVFPSTFLRSMGLAVAAVVVVDMLAALTLLPALLTRFGGRIPPAKARPEEEGRLFARLARFAARRRVAVLAVAVPALLVVALPVTGMSINLGDARQLPKSTEARQLYDAIEAHFPPGTGVSPVTVVLRPGTDTATADRIGAIAGGTTVRDLPGGTTVLELPAGGAADGPAATELVERVRELRGDAPVQVTGSAAQLVDFRQMLADRAPWAALTVLTGIFVLLFAFTGSVLLPLRTVATTLLSLGAALGAVVWVFQDGHLAGPIGAEGLGALSLTAPPLIIAIAFGLAMDYELFILARMREARERTGDDREAVVTGLRRSGRVVTCAALLLAVVFGAFMTGGFSPILQIGLGLTLAVLIDATVVRMLLVPATMALLGRHAWWAPKPLRRAHERFGVREEAPGPAPAPPQPAAR, from the coding sequence GTGCTGTCCACACTCGCCCGGGCGGCGACCCGCCGCCCTTTGACCGTGATGCTCCTGTGGGGCCTGTTCCTGCTGCTCGGCTTCGGCCTCGGCACGGGCGTCTTCGGGAGGCTCTCCGACGACGTGCCCGACGTCCCGGGCACCGAGTCGCAGGTCGCCGCCGAACACCTGGACGGCCTCGATCCGGCGGGCGACTCGATCACCGGCGTGGTCGAGGCCGCCGCCGTCACGGACCCCGCGGTACGGGCCGAGGTGCGGCGGGCCGTGGCCGACCTGCGGGAGGTCGCGGGCGTCGCCGAGGTCCCCGACCCGTACGCCACGCCCGGCACGGTCGCCGAGGACGGACGGGCCCTGGTCGTCTCCGTCACCCTGGAGGGCGGTCTCGACGACGACGCCGAGGAGGCGGCGGTGGACGACGCGGCCGACCGGCTGCACGGGATCGACGGGAGCGCGGTGTCCGGGGTCCACGTCAGCGGCGGGCCGCTGCTGGGACAGCAGCTCGGCGAGCGTGCCCAGGAGGACGTGAAGAACGCGGAGTTGATCTCGCTGCCGGTCGTGCTGGTCCTGCTGCTCGTCGTGTTCGGGGGGCTGCGTGCGGCCGGGCTGCCGCTGCTGGTGGCGGTCGCGGGGATCGCGGGCGCGTTCCTGGCGCTGTTCGGCTTCAGCCATGTCACCGACATCTCCGTGTACGCGATCCAGGTCACGACGATGCTGGGGCTCGGCCTCGCCGTGGACTACGCCCTGCTGATGCTGGTCCGCTTCCGCGAGGAGCGGCGGCACATCCCGGACGTGGTGGAGGCCGTGCACCGCACGGTGGCGGCGGCCGGGCGGACCGTGCTGTTCTCCGGACTGACGGTGGCCGTGAGCCTGGCCGGGCTGCTGGTCTTCCCGAGCACGTTCCTGCGCAGCATGGGGCTCGCGGTGGCCGCGGTGGTCGTCGTCGACATGCTGGCGGCGCTGACGCTGCTGCCCGCGCTGCTGACCCGGTTCGGCGGCCGGATCCCCCCGGCGAAGGCGCGGCCGGAGGAGGAGGGGCGGCTCTTCGCCCGCCTCGCCCGCTTCGCCGCCCGGCGGCGGGTGGCCGTCCTGGCAGTGGCCGTCCCGGCGCTGCTGGTCGTGGCGCTGCCCGTCACCGGCATGTCCATCAACCTCGGGGACGCGCGGCAGCTGCCGAAGAGCACCGAGGCACGGCAGTTGTACGACGCGATCGAGGCGCACTTCCCGCCGGGCACCGGCGTCTCACCTGTCACGGTGGTCCTGCGGCCCGGCACCGACACCGCGACGGCCGACCGGATCGGCGCGATCGCTGGGGGCACCACCGTCCGTGACCTGCCCGGCGGCACCACCGTGCTCGAACTGCCGGCGGGCGGAGCGGCCGACGGTCCGGCGGCCACCGAACTGGTCGAACGGGTACGGGAACTGCGCGGCGACGCGCCCGTCCAGGTCACCGGCAGCGCCGCCCAACTGGTCGACTTCCGGCAGATGCTCGCCGACCGGGCGCCCTGGGCGGCGCTGACCGTACTGACGGGGATCTTCGTGCTGCTGTTCGCGTTCACCGGGTCGGTGCTGCTGCCGCTGCGCACCGTCGCGACGACGCTGCTCAGCCTCGGGGCCGCGCTCGGTGCGGTGGTCTGGGTGTTCCAGGACGGTCATCTGGCCGGGCCGATCGGCGCCGAGGGGCTGGGCGCGCTGAGCCTGACGGCGCCACCGCTGATCATCGCCATCGCCTTCGGACTGGCCATGGACTACGAGTTGTTCATCCTGGCCCGGATGCGCGAGGCCCGGGAGCGGACCGGCGACGACCGGGAGGCCGTGGTGACCGGCCTGCGCCGGTCCGGCCGGGTGGTGACCTGCGCCGCGCTGCTCCTCGCGGTGGTGTTCGGCGCCTTCATGACGGGCGGCTTCTCGCCGATCCTGCAGATCGGGCTCGGCCTGACCCTGGCGGTGCTGATCGACGCCACCGTCGTCCGGATGCTGCTGGTGCCGGCCACGATGGCGCTGCTGGGCCGTCACGCCTGGTGGGCTCCGAAGCCGCTGCGCCGGGCGCACGAGAGGTTCGGGGTGCGCGAGGAGGCCCCCGGCCCCGCTCCGGCCCCGCCGCAGCCCGCGGCGCGCTGA
- a CDS encoding glycoside hydrolase family 16 protein → MSQTSGNPPRRRPLRRALVAVVGTLGLAAAAATVTGPSAGAAVPPPPSGWTQVFADDFDGAAGSGVNTANWQYDTGTSYPGGPANWGTGEIETMTSSPSNVSLDGGGNLRITPQRDGAGNWTSGRIETKRADFEPPAGGKLRVEARIQVPNVTGAAAKGYWPAFWMLGAPYRGNYWNWPGVGEIDIMENTQGLNTVWSTLHCGTSPGGPCNETSGIGGNTPCPGATCQAGFHTYRVEWDRSTSVEEIRFSVDGNNFHTVRANQVDATTWANATNHGYFIILNVAMGGGFPDAFGGGPDGGTQPGHSMLVDYVQVLSAGGSGTTPPPTGGDRDAYGAIEAESYDAQSGTMTEGTSDSGGGSNLGALANGDWVQHKGVEFGSSAATQFKARVASGAAAGVSGLVEVRLDSRTSTPVGSFAVGNTGGWQSWRTIPANIASVTGTHDVYLTFTSGQSADFVNVNWFGFGH, encoded by the coding sequence ATGAGTCAGACATCCGGCAACCCGCCCAGACGCCGGCCGCTGCGCCGGGCGCTGGTGGCCGTCGTCGGCACGCTCGGCCTGGCCGCGGCGGCGGCGACCGTCACGGGCCCGTCGGCGGGCGCGGCCGTTCCGCCGCCCCCGTCCGGCTGGACGCAGGTCTTCGCCGACGACTTCGACGGCGCGGCCGGCTCCGGTGTGAACACCGCGAACTGGCAGTACGACACCGGCACCTCGTACCCCGGCGGCCCGGCCAACTGGGGTACCGGCGAGATCGAGACGATGACGTCGTCCCCGAGCAACGTCTCACTGGACGGCGGCGGCAACCTGCGCATCACCCCGCAGCGCGACGGCGCCGGCAACTGGACCTCGGGCCGCATCGAGACCAAGCGCGCCGACTTCGAGCCCCCGGCCGGGGGCAAGCTGCGCGTGGAGGCCCGTATCCAGGTCCCGAACGTCACCGGGGCCGCCGCCAAGGGCTACTGGCCGGCGTTCTGGATGCTCGGCGCGCCCTACCGCGGCAACTACTGGAACTGGCCCGGTGTCGGCGAGATCGACATCATGGAGAACACCCAGGGCCTCAACACGGTCTGGTCCACGCTGCACTGCGGCACCTCGCCCGGCGGCCCCTGCAACGAGACCAGCGGCATCGGCGGCAACACCCCGTGTCCCGGCGCCACCTGCCAGGCGGGCTTCCACACCTACCGGGTGGAGTGGGACCGCTCGACGAGCGTCGAGGAGATCCGCTTCTCCGTCGACGGCAACAACTTCCACACCGTCCGCGCCAACCAGGTCGACGCGACGACCTGGGCGAACGCCACCAACCACGGCTACTTCATCATCCTGAACGTCGCCATGGGCGGCGGCTTCCCGGACGCCTTCGGCGGCGGCCCGGACGGCGGCACCCAGCCCGGCCACTCCATGCTCGTGGACTACGTCCAGGTGCTGTCGGCCGGTGGGAGCGGTACCACGCCGCCCCCGACCGGGGGTGACCGCGACGCGTACGGCGCCATCGAGGCGGAGTCGTACGACGCCCAGTCCGGCACGATGACCGAGGGCACCTCGGACTCGGGCGGCGGCAGCAATCTCGGCGCCCTCGCGAACGGCGACTGGGTGCAGCACAAGGGCGTCGAGTTCGGTTCGAGCGCGGCGACCCAGTTCAAGGCGCGGGTGGCGAGCGGTGCCGCAGCCGGCGTCAGCGGTCTGGTCGAGGTGCGCCTGGACAGCCGTACCAGCACGCCGGTCGGCAGCTTCGCCGTGGGCAACACGGGCGGCTGGCAGTCGTGGCGGACGATCCCGGCGAACATCGCTTCGGTGACCGGCACCCACGACGTCTACCTGACCTTCACCAGCGGCCAGAGCGCCGACTTCGTCAACGTGAACTGGTTCGGCTTCGGCCACTGA
- a CDS encoding helix-turn-helix transcriptional regulator — translation MADERSQDGGDGIRTFPFPVDLSLLGVGMQVGPMGAGRTWHAQAPLHRVHRIDFHIVMLFTGGPVRHMIDFAEYEASAGDLLWIRPGQVHRFAPEGEYRGTVLTMQPGFLPRATVEATGLYRYDLPPLLHPDEARLAGLTAALEQLRREYEDATTLPLSLHTAVLRHTLSAFLLRLAHLAAGSARAARQGRAEAPGDSTFVLFRDAVERGFATNHSVSAYADALGYSRRTLVRAVRAATGETPKGFIDKRVVLEAKRLLAHTEMPIGRVGAAVGFPDAANFSKFFQQHTDQTPAAFRAELR, via the coding sequence ATGGCGGACGAAAGAAGCCAAGACGGCGGCGACGGGATCAGAACGTTCCCCTTCCCGGTCGATCTCAGCCTCCTCGGAGTGGGCATGCAGGTCGGTCCCATGGGCGCCGGCCGCACCTGGCACGCGCAGGCGCCGCTGCACCGCGTGCACCGCATCGACTTCCACATCGTCATGCTCTTCACCGGCGGACCGGTCCGTCACATGATCGACTTCGCCGAGTACGAGGCGTCGGCCGGCGACCTGCTGTGGATCCGTCCCGGCCAGGTCCACCGCTTCGCGCCGGAGGGCGAGTACCGCGGAACGGTGCTCACCATGCAGCCCGGCTTCCTGCCCCGCGCCACCGTGGAGGCCACCGGCCTCTACCGCTACGACCTGCCGCCCCTGCTCCACCCCGACGAGGCGCGGCTCGCCGGACTGACGGCGGCGCTCGAGCAGTTGCGGCGCGAGTACGAGGACGCGACCACGCTCCCGCTGAGCCTGCACACGGCCGTACTGCGGCACACGCTCTCCGCGTTCCTGCTGCGCCTCGCCCACCTCGCGGCCGGTTCCGCGAGGGCGGCGCGTCAGGGGCGGGCGGAGGCGCCGGGGGACAGCACCTTCGTCCTCTTCCGGGACGCGGTCGAGCGGGGCTTCGCCACCAACCACAGCGTCAGCGCCTACGCCGACGCGCTCGGCTACTCCCGCCGCACCCTGGTGCGCGCGGTGCGCGCCGCCACCGGTGAGACGCCCAAGGGTTTCATCGACAAGCGCGTCGTCCTGGAGGCCAAGCGGCTGCTCGCCCACACCGAGATGCCGATCGGGCGGGTCGGCGCGGCGGTCGGTTTCCCGGACGCGGCGAACTTCTCCAAGTTCTTCCAGCAGCACACCGACCAGACGCCGGCCGCCTTCCGGGCGGAGCTGCGCTGA
- the tkt gene encoding transketolase, whose protein sequence is MSTQSSKQTVDGADRFEWTELDRRAVDTARILAADAVQKVGNGHPGTAMALAPAAYTIFQKVMRHDPADPEWTGRDRFVLSPGHTSLTLYTQLFLAGYEVELDDLKAFRTHGSRTPGHPEYGHTAGVETTTGPLGQGVANAVGMAMAARYERGLFDPGAPEGESPFDHTIWAIVSDGDLQEGVSAEASSLAGHQKLGNLVFLYDDNHISIEGDTVTAFSEDVLKRYEAYGWHTQRVEPAESGDVDVRALHAALTAAKAETGRPSIIAMRTIIAWPAPNAQNTEASHGSALGADEIAATKRVLGFDPERSFEVADEVLAHTRRALDRGAEAHAAWDKRIAAWRDAAPERAALFDRVVAGRLPEGWEDALPVFETGKAVATRAASGKVLQALGPVLPELWGGSADLAGSNNTTIDKTSSFLPGGNPLPGADPYGRTVHFGIREFSMAAEMNGIALHGNTRIYGGTFLVFSDYMRNAVRMSALMQLPVTYVWTHDSIGLGEDGPTHQPVEHLASLRAIPGLNVVRPADANETATVWAEILRRHSTHPAPHGLALTRQGVPTYAPNPDAARGGYVLADASTGAPDVVLIATGSEVQLAMAARETLEAEGTATRVVSMPSVEWFEEQPRAYRESVLPPSVRARVAVEAGIGLTWHRFVGDAGRIVSLEHFGASADAKTLFSEFGFTAGHVAAAARDSLAAARG, encoded by the coding sequence ATGAGCACGCAGTCGAGCAAGCAGACAGTGGACGGCGCGGACCGCTTCGAATGGACCGAACTCGACCGGCGTGCCGTGGACACCGCCCGGATCCTGGCGGCCGACGCCGTGCAGAAGGTGGGCAACGGTCACCCGGGTACGGCCATGGCCCTCGCCCCGGCCGCCTACACGATCTTTCAGAAGGTGATGCGGCACGACCCCGCCGATCCCGAGTGGACCGGCCGTGACCGCTTCGTCCTCTCCCCCGGCCACACCTCGCTGACCCTCTACACCCAGCTCTTCCTCGCCGGGTACGAGGTGGAGCTGGACGACCTCAAGGCCTTCCGCACGCACGGCTCCAGGACGCCGGGCCACCCCGAGTACGGGCACACGGCCGGCGTGGAGACCACCACGGGGCCGCTGGGCCAGGGTGTGGCCAACGCGGTGGGCATGGCGATGGCGGCCCGCTACGAGCGCGGCCTGTTCGACCCCGGGGCCCCCGAGGGCGAGTCGCCCTTCGACCACACCATCTGGGCGATCGTCAGCGACGGCGACCTCCAGGAGGGCGTCTCCGCGGAGGCGTCGTCGCTCGCCGGTCACCAAAAGCTCGGCAATCTGGTCTTCCTCTACGACGACAACCACATCTCGATCGAGGGCGACACCGTGACCGCGTTCTCCGAGGACGTGCTGAAGCGCTACGAGGCGTACGGCTGGCACACACAGCGCGTCGAGCCCGCCGAGAGCGGCGACGTGGACGTGCGCGCGCTGCACGCGGCGCTGACGGCGGCGAAGGCCGAGACCGGCCGCCCCTCCATCATCGCCATGCGCACGATCATCGCCTGGCCCGCCCCGAACGCCCAGAACACCGAGGCCTCCCACGGCTCCGCCCTCGGCGCGGACGAGATCGCCGCCACCAAGCGCGTCCTCGGCTTCGACCCGGAGCGGTCCTTCGAGGTCGCCGACGAGGTCCTCGCCCACACCCGCCGGGCCCTGGACCGGGGCGCCGAGGCGCACGCCGCCTGGGACAAGCGGATCGCCGCCTGGCGCGACGCCGCCCCCGAGCGCGCGGCGCTGTTCGACCGCGTGGTCGCGGGCCGGCTGCCCGAGGGCTGGGAGGACGCCCTGCCGGTGTTCGAGACCGGCAAGGCGGTCGCCACCCGGGCCGCGTCCGGCAAGGTCCTCCAGGCGCTCGGCCCGGTGCTGCCCGAACTGTGGGGCGGCTCCGCAGACCTGGCCGGCTCGAACAACACGACGATCGACAAGACGTCGTCCTTCCTGCCCGGGGGCAACCCGCTCCCCGGCGCCGACCCGTACGGCCGCACCGTGCACTTCGGCATCCGCGAGTTCTCCATGGCCGCGGAGATGAACGGCATCGCCCTGCACGGCAACACCCGGATCTACGGCGGCACCTTCCTGGTCTTCTCCGACTACATGCGCAACGCGGTGCGCATGTCCGCGCTGATGCAGCTGCCGGTGACGTACGTGTGGACGCACGACTCCATCGGCCTCGGTGAGGACGGGCCCACCCACCAGCCGGTCGAACACCTGGCCTCGCTGCGCGCGATCCCCGGCCTCAACGTCGTCCGCCCCGCCGACGCCAACGAGACCGCGACCGTGTGGGCCGAGATCCTGCGCCGCCACTCCACCCACCCGGCGCCGCACGGCCTCGCCCTCACCCGCCAGGGCGTACCGACCTACGCGCCGAACCCGGACGCGGCGCGCGGCGGGTACGTCCTCGCCGACGCGTCCACCGGCGCCCCGGACGTCGTCCTGATCGCCACCGGCTCCGAGGTGCAGCTCGCGATGGCCGCGCGGGAGACGCTCGAGGCCGAGGGCACCGCCACGCGCGTGGTGTCGATGCCGTCCGTGGAGTGGTTCGAGGAGCAGCCCCGCGCGTACCGCGAGAGCGTGCTGCCGCCGTCCGTGCGGGCCCGGGTGGCCGTGGAGGCCGGGATCGGCCTGACCTGGCACCGGTTCGTCGGGGACGCGGGCCGCATCGTCTCCCTGGAGCACTTCGGCGCCTCCGCCGACGCGAAGACCCTGTTCAGCGAGTTCGGCTTCACCGCCGGGCACGTGGCCGCCGCCGCCCGGGACTCCCTGGCCGCCGCCCGCGGCTGA
- the tal gene encoding transaldolase, with the protein MITVTEATATAGALQRLADQGVSVWLDDLSRRRIESGNLAELIRTKNVVGVTTNPSIFQAAIGSGEGYEEQLADLATRGVTVDEAVRMMTTADVRAAADVLRGVYDASGGRDGRVSIEVDPRLAHDTAATVAEARQLSWLVDRPNVMIKIPATKAGLPAITEVIGAGISVNVTLIFSLERYREVMDAYLAGLEKAQAAGIDLAGIHSVASFFVSRVDSEIDKRLSLLGTEEALGLRGRAALANARLAYEAYENVFAGDRFTALAGARANAQRPLWASTGVKDPAFRDTLYVEELVAPGTVNTMPEATLDAAADHGDVRGDTVTGGYAQARADLAAVERLGVSYDEVVEQLEQEGVAKFEAAWQELLAAVTKSLDSKGVDGE; encoded by the coding sequence ATGATCACTGTGACCGAAGCAACCGCCACCGCGGGAGCACTGCAGCGCCTGGCCGACCAGGGCGTGTCCGTCTGGCTCGACGACCTGTCGCGGCGGCGGATCGAGTCCGGCAACCTCGCCGAGCTGATCAGGACGAAGAACGTCGTCGGAGTCACCACCAACCCGTCGATCTTCCAGGCCGCCATAGGCTCCGGCGAGGGCTACGAGGAGCAGCTCGCCGACCTGGCGACCCGGGGCGTCACCGTCGACGAGGCGGTGCGCATGATGACCACCGCCGATGTCCGCGCCGCCGCCGACGTGCTGCGCGGGGTGTACGACGCCTCCGGCGGGCGCGACGGCCGCGTCTCCATCGAGGTCGACCCGCGCCTGGCCCACGACACGGCGGCGACGGTCGCCGAGGCCCGCCAGCTGTCCTGGCTGGTCGACCGTCCCAACGTGATGATCAAGATCCCGGCGACGAAGGCCGGTCTCCCGGCCATCACCGAGGTCATCGGCGCCGGCATCAGTGTGAACGTCACGCTGATCTTCTCCCTGGAGCGCTACCGCGAGGTCATGGACGCCTACCTCGCCGGCCTGGAGAAGGCGCAGGCGGCCGGGATCGACCTGGCCGGCATCCACTCGGTCGCGTCCTTCTTCGTCTCCCGCGTCGACAGCGAGATCGACAAGCGCCTGTCCCTGCTGGGCACCGAAGAGGCGCTCGGCCTGCGCGGCCGGGCGGCACTGGCCAACGCACGACTGGCCTACGAGGCGTACGAGAACGTCTTCGCGGGCGACCGCTTCACCGCCCTCGCGGGGGCCCGCGCGAACGCCCAGCGCCCCCTGTGGGCGTCCACCGGTGTGAAGGACCCGGCATTCCGGGACACCCTGTACGTGGAGGAGCTGGTCGCCCCCGGCACCGTGAACACGATGCCGGAGGCCACCCTGGACGCCGCCGCCGATCACGGCGACGTACGGGGCGACACGGTCACCGGCGGGTACGCCCAGGCCCGCGCCGATCTCGCGGCCGTGGAGCGGCTCGGCGTGTCGTACGACGAGGTGGTGGAGCAGTTGGAGCAGGAGGGCGTGGCGAAGTTCGAGGCGGCCTGGCAGGAGCTGCTCGCCGCCGTGACGAAGTCCCTCGACAGCAAGGGAGTTGACGGGGAATGA
- the zwf gene encoding glucose-6-phosphate dehydrogenase → MSEELPAGAPQETKATKEAKETRTAQEAAGPLHAEEAEEARAAEAAKASGRAKAPRGAKKSATNRAAKEAKGKGAAGEGVEPVAPLDWSNPLRDPQDRRLPRIAGPSGLVIFGVTGDLSRKKLMPAVYDLANRGLLPPGFSLVGFARRDWEDQDFAEVVHDAVREHARTPFREEVWQQLSEGMRFIPGDFDDDNAFEQLRKAVEELDASRGTSGNYAFYLSVPPKFFPKVVQQLKKHGLTDAPAGSWRRAVIEKPFGHDLDSARDLNALVHEVFDPEQVFRIDHYLGKETVQNILALRFANQMYEPIWNRSYVDHVQITMAEDIGIGGRAGYYDGIGAARDVIQNHLLQLMALTAMEEPAAFDARSLLTEKLKVLRAVRLPDDLGEHTVRGQYAGGWQGGAQVPGYLEEEGIDPASTTDTYAAIKLGIDNRRWAGVPFYLRTGKRLGRRVTEIAVVFQRAPHSPFDSTATEELGENAIVIRVQPDEGMTVRFGSKVPGTSMEIRDVSMDFAYGESFTESSPEAYERLILDVLLGDANLFPRHQEVEESWRILDPIEEYWASHDKPAQYASGGWGPREADEMLARDGRSWRRP, encoded by the coding sequence ATGAGCGAGGAGCTTCCCGCTGGGGCGCCCCAGGAGACCAAGGCGACGAAGGAAGCCAAGGAGACCCGGACGGCCCAGGAGGCGGCGGGGCCGCTGCACGCGGAGGAGGCCGAGGAGGCCCGCGCCGCCGAGGCGGCGAAGGCGTCCGGCCGGGCGAAGGCTCCCCGCGGCGCGAAGAAGTCCGCGACGAACCGCGCCGCCAAGGAGGCGAAGGGCAAGGGCGCGGCCGGGGAGGGCGTCGAGCCGGTGGCACCGCTCGACTGGAGCAACCCGCTGCGCGATCCCCAGGACCGCCGTCTCCCCCGCATCGCGGGCCCGTCCGGGCTGGTCATCTTCGGCGTCACCGGCGACCTGTCCCGCAAGAAGCTGATGCCCGCCGTGTACGACCTGGCCAACCGCGGCCTGCTGCCGCCCGGCTTCTCGCTGGTCGGCTTCGCCCGCCGGGACTGGGAGGACCAGGACTTCGCCGAGGTCGTGCACGACGCGGTCAGGGAGCACGCGCGCACGCCGTTCCGCGAGGAGGTCTGGCAGCAGCTCTCCGAGGGCATGCGCTTCATCCCCGGCGACTTCGACGACGACAACGCGTTCGAACAGCTGCGCAAGGCCGTCGAGGAGCTGGACGCGTCCCGCGGCACCAGCGGCAACTACGCCTTCTACCTCTCCGTGCCGCCGAAGTTCTTCCCGAAGGTCGTCCAGCAGCTCAAGAAGCACGGGCTGACCGACGCGCCCGCGGGCTCCTGGCGCCGTGCGGTGATCGAGAAGCCGTTCGGCCACGACCTGGACAGCGCCCGCGACCTGAACGCGCTGGTGCACGAGGTGTTCGACCCGGAGCAGGTCTTCCGCATCGACCACTACCTGGGCAAGGAGACGGTCCAGAACATCCTGGCGCTGCGCTTCGCCAACCAGATGTACGAGCCGATCTGGAACCGGTCCTACGTGGACCACGTGCAGATCACGATGGCCGAGGACATCGGCATCGGCGGCCGGGCGGGCTACTACGACGGCATCGGCGCCGCCCGCGACGTCATCCAGAACCATCTGCTCCAGCTGATGGCGCTGACCGCCATGGAGGAGCCGGCCGCCTTCGACGCGCGGTCGCTGCTCACCGAGAAGCTGAAGGTGCTGCGGGCGGTGCGGCTGCCCGACGACCTGGGCGAGCACACCGTGCGCGGGCAGTACGCGGGCGGCTGGCAGGGCGGCGCGCAGGTGCCCGGCTACCTGGAGGAGGAGGGCATCGACCCGGCCTCCACCACCGACACCTACGCGGCGATCAAGCTCGGCATCGACAACCGCCGCTGGGCCGGGGTGCCCTTCTACCTGCGCACCGGCAAGCGCCTGGGCCGCCGGGTCACCGAGATCGCGGTCGTCTTCCAGCGGGCCCCGCACTCCCCCTTCGACTCCACGGCGACGGAGGAGCTGGGCGAGAACGCCATCGTCATCCGCGTCCAGCCCGACGAGGGCATGACGGTGCGCTTCGGCTCCAAGGTGCCGGGCACGTCGATGGAGATCCGGGACGTGTCGATGGACTTCGCGTACGGCGAGTCCTTCACCGAGTCCAGCCCGGAGGCGTACGAACGGCTGATCCTGGACGTCCTTCTGGGTGACGCCAACCTGTTCCCGCGCCACCAGGAGGTGGAAGAGTCCTGGCGGATCCTCGACCCGATCGAGGAGTACTGGGCCTCGCACGACAAGCCCGCGCAGTACGCGTCGGGCGGCTGGGGACCGCGGGAAGCGGACGAGATGCTCGCACGAGACGGACGGAGCTGGCGCAGGCCATGA
- the opcA gene encoding glucose-6-phosphate dehydrogenase assembly protein OpcA yields the protein MRIDLTDTTASKINKALVQGRRAIGTPAVGMVLTLVIVTDEENAYDATKAAEEASHEHPSRTLVVIKRHPRNLRDRTRSHLDAEVRVGSEAGTGETVVLRTYGEVSEHADSVVLPLLLPDAPVVVWWPVEAPDNPAKDPLGALAQRRITDLYTVERPMEVLERRVRAYAPGDTDLAWTRLTLWRSMLAAALDQARVPVTSAVVEAEADNPAAELLARWMEARLGVRVDRVVTDGPVVTAVRLGTANGEIVVDRPEGPLATMTLPGQPSRSVALKVRPTSELIAEELRRLDADEMYAVALRGKAGKETPVHV from the coding sequence ATGAGGATCGACCTGACCGACACCACGGCAAGCAAGATCAACAAGGCGCTGGTGCAGGGCCGCCGGGCCATCGGCACCCCGGCCGTGGGCATGGTGCTCACGCTGGTCATCGTCACGGACGAGGAGAACGCCTACGACGCGACCAAGGCCGCCGAGGAGGCCTCGCACGAGCACCCCTCGCGCACCCTCGTCGTCATCAAGCGCCACCCCCGCAATCTGCGCGACCGCACCCGCTCGCACCTCGACGCCGAGGTCCGGGTCGGCTCCGAGGCCGGGACCGGCGAGACGGTCGTCCTGCGCACGTACGGCGAGGTGTCCGAGCACGCCGACTCGGTGGTGCTGCCGCTGCTGCTGCCGGACGCGCCGGTCGTCGTGTGGTGGCCGGTCGAGGCGCCGGACAACCCCGCGAAGGACCCGCTGGGCGCGCTGGCCCAGCGCCGGATCACCGACCTCTACACGGTCGAGAGGCCGATGGAGGTCCTGGAGCGCCGGGTCCGCGCCTACGCGCCCGGCGACACCGACCTGGCCTGGACCCGGCTGACGCTGTGGCGCTCGATGCTCGCCGCGGCCCTGGACCAGGCCCGGGTACCGGTGACCTCCGCGGTCGTGGAGGCCGAGGCGGACAACCCGGCCGCCGAGCTGCTGGCCCGCTGGATGGAGGCCCGCCTCGGTGTCCGCGTGGACCGCGTGGTCACCGACGGCCCGGTGGTGACGGCGGTCCGCCTCGGCACGGCGAACGGCGAGATCGTCGTCGACCGGCCGGAGGGCCCGCTCGCCACGATGACCCTGCCGGGTCAGCCCTCGCGCTCCGTCGCCCTGAAGGTGCGCCCCACCTCCGAACTCATCGCCGAGGAGCTCAGGCGCCTCGACGCCGACGAGATGTACGCCGTCGCCCTGCGCGGCAAGGCCGGCAAGGAGACCCCTGTCCATGTCTGA